Proteins co-encoded in one Colletes latitarsis isolate SP2378_abdomen chromosome 2, iyColLati1, whole genome shotgun sequence genomic window:
- the LOC143349893 gene encoding toll-like receptor Tollo: protein MEPARCSVAAMGIVLWLVLNVEPTHGRSITSLEAPSGCEWKKDGEDGEKALACRVRTIANVPGLIGNLSAIQVDSIGSLALECSDTMFFESQIDEPHGFFSPLPRLEKLRVDYCKIRYLPGGVFASAHNLRSLSVRTHNSDWSAMNLELHRDALRGLTSLQHLDLADNNLWTLPSELLCPVQSLSSLNLTRNKLQDIVSLGFSDWVESCTPSLEVLDLSNNDLSELPDRTLSNLHSLTSLKLQDNAIAAVGDHALSGLTALRALNVSSNRLVALPPELFSKTRELRELILSNNSLAVLAPGLLDNLDELQELDLSSNELTNRWVNRDTFSRLVRLVILDLSFNGLTKIDAHVFKGLYSLQILKLEHNDIETLMDGCFGSLTNLHSLTLSHNRIARFDPAHTVGLTTLGQLFLDTNKLRTLNHRVFDNLTGLQDLSLSGNYLTEIPYAVRVLRSLKTLDLGNNHVSRIDNDSFAGLTELYGLRLVDNKLENVSRDAFSSLPELQVLNLANNYIRHVEQSAFASNPVLRAIRLDGNQLTEIRGAFTSLSTLLWLNVSDNKLLWFDYSHLPTSIEWLDIHANQISELGNYYMVRNTLRIKMLDASYNQITRIAEANVPDSVETLYLNNNKIRKVAVDTFLQKRNLEKVVLYGNEIRNLEEAALNLQPVPEDVELPQFYIGNNPILCNCSMEWLPKINEENRMRNRPRVMDLDSVMCEMVHARATPRRPLLSLKPKDFLCRYDAHCYALCHCCDFDACDCEMTCPDNCSCYHDHGWSSNVVDCSNAGYKHVPERIPMDATEIYLDGNELGDLGSHVFIGKRQLKVLFLNNSGIAAIHNCTFNGVAALRVLHLEDNALRELRGFEFDQLERMSELYLDHNAIATVGNTTFRKMKSLEVLRLDSNRIVDFRPWEALPSVGDRAKVALEGNAWSCECGNAAKLRGWLAEHRGDPEKMYCRDGVETLAQAMKRCGDPSKEAVHRGIQEIPLLGGNFVPLLAGALVAVIAICLFVALAFAFRQDVRLWAHARYGLRLGKMTTPPDEERDRLYDGYIVYSERDEDFVSRYLAAELEQSGLALCLHWRDLPPARPQEAVPPAVAAARRIVIIFSPVFLANEWQHPEFRAALRTALENIRPSSRKRRVVLLLATEAPARDPELQLLLQTCTVVVWGEKRFWEKLRFAMPDSVGKRRDSKKVNDRNRTPARYTAAPSAGDVWTKPNGVLVAPVHAPTPTPTQSTYVSSASSRTEDEDSGAEHQHQHQHSGYSALHAGSARPASLSSRGSHLYSTIPEPPVPNAPPGEALTHPANPRTYFV from the coding sequence ATGGAGCCAGCTCGTTGCTCTGTCGCGGCGATGGGGATCGTTTTGTGGCTGGTTCTGAACGTAGAACCGACACACGGTCGCAGCATCACCAGCCTCGAGGCACCGAGCGGCTGCGAGTGGAAGAAGGACGGAGAGGACGGGGAAAAAGCACTCGCCTGTAGGGTCAGGACTATCGCCAACGTGCCCGGCCTAATTGGCAATCTCTCGGCCATTCAAGTGGACTCGATCGGTTCTCTGGCCTTGGAGTGCAGCGACACGATGTTCTTCGAGAGCCAGATAGACGAGCCGCACGGATTCTTCTCGCCGTTGCCGCGGCTGGAGAAGCTGCGCGTGGATTACTGCAAGATTCGCTatctgcccggtggcgtgttcgCGTCCGCGCACAATTTACGCAGTTTATCGGTCAGGACGCACAACAGCGACTGGTCGGCGATGAATCTCGAGCTGCACAGGGACGCCCTTCGCGGCTTGACGAGCCTCCAGCATctcgatctggccgacaacaatCTATGGACCCTGCCGTCGGAGCTGCTCTGCCCGGTCCAGAGTCTCTCCAGTCTAAATCTGACGCGCAACAAGTTACAGGACATCGTGTCCCTGGGATTCTCCGATTGGGTCGAGTCATGCACACCGAGCCTCGAGGTGCTGGACCTCAGCAACAACGACCTCAGCGAGCTGCCCGACCGCACGCTGAGCAACCTTCACAGCCTGACGTCGCTGAAGCTCCAGGACAACGCGATCGCCGCCGTGGGCGATCACGCTCTGTCAGGCTTGACCGCTCTGCGCGCGCTCAACGTGTCCAGCAACAGATTGGTTGCGTTGCCGCCGGAACTGTTCTCCAAAACCAGAGAGCTCAGGGAACTGATACTCAGCAACAACTCGCTGGCGGTGCTGGCGCCCGGTCTCTTGGACAATCTGGACGAACTGCAGGAATTGGACCTGAGCAGCAACGAGCTGACGAATCGCTGGGTGAACCGGGACACGTTCTCACGGTTGGTGCGGCTCGTCATTCTCGACCTGTCGTTCAACGGCCTGACGAAGATCGACGCCCACGTGTTCAAGGGCCTGTACAGCCTGCAGATACTGAAGCTCGAGCACAACGACATCGAAACGTTGATGGACGGTTGCTTCGGCTCCCTGACGAACCTACACTCGTTGACCTTGTCGCACAACAGAATCGCCAGGTTCGATCCCGCTCACACGGTCGGTCTGACCACCCtgggtcagctgtttctcgacaCTAACAAACTGCGTACGCTGAATCATCGCGTGTTCGACAATCTCACCGGCCTCCAGGATCTGTCGCTGAGCGGGAATTATCTGACGGAGATACCGTACGCGGTCCGCGTCCTGCGCTCGCTGAAGACGCTCGACCTTGGCAACAACCACGTGTCGAGGATCGACAATGACTCGTTCGCTGGGTTGACCGAACTCTACGGGCTACGACTGGTGGACAACAAGCTGGAGAACGTGTCGCGGGACgcgttctcctcgctgccggagCTCCAGGTGTTGAACCTGGCGAACAATTATATCCGTCACGTGGAGCAGAGCGCGTTCGCGAGCAATCCGGTGCTGCGCGCGATTAGATTGGACGGGAATCAGCTGACCGAGATCCGCGGCGCATTCACCAGCCTCTCGACCCTGCTCTGGCTGAACGTGTCCGACAACAAGCTGCTGTGGTTCGACTACAGTCATCTGCCGACCAGCATAGAGTGGCTGGACATACATGCGAATCAGATAAGCGAGCTCGGGAATTATTACATGGTGCGGAACACGCTGCGTATAAAGATGCTGGACGCGAGCTACAACCAAATCACGAGGATCGCCGAGGCGAACGTGCCCGACAGCGTGGAAACTCTCTACCTGAACAACAACAAAATACGCAAGGTCGCGGTGGACACGTTCCTGCAAAAGAGGAACCTCGAGAAAGTGGTGTTGTACGGGAACGAGATAAGGAATCTCGAGGAGGCGGCGTTAAATCTGCAACcggtgccggaggacgtggaacTGCCGCAATTCTACATAGGAAACAATCCCATACTCTGCAACTGCAGCATGGAATGGCTGCCGAAGATCAACGAGGAGAACCGTATGAGGAATCGTCCGCGTGTGATGGACCTGGACTCGGTGATGTGCGAGATGGTGCACGCCAGGGCAACACCGCGCAGACCGCTGCTCTCCCTCAAGCCCAAGGACTTTCTCTGCCGCTACGACGCTCATTGCTACGCGCTCTGCCATTGCTGCGACTTCGATGCCTGCGACTGCGAGATGACCTGCCCGGACAACTGCTCGTGCTACCACGACCACGGCTGGTCGAGCAACGTGGTGGACTGCTCGAACGCCGGCTACAAGCACGTCCCGGAGCGGATACCCATGGACGCCACCGAGATCTACCTGGACGGGAACGAGCTGGGCGACCTGGGCAGCCACGTGTTCATCGGTAAACGTCAGTTGAAGGTGTTGTTTCTGAACAACAGCGGCATAGCGGCCATTCACAATTGCACGTTCAACGGCGTGGCCGCGTTGCGCGTCCTCCATCTCGAGGACAACGCTCTACGCGAGCTGCGCGGCTTCGAGTTCGATCAGCTGGAACGGATGTCGGAGCTGTACCTGGATCACAACGCGATCGCGACTGTCGGGAACACCACTTTCCGGAAGATGAAGAGCCTGGAGGTGCTGCGGCTGGACAGCAATCGTATCGTCGACTTCCGGCCGTGGGAGGCTCTGCCAAGCGTTGGGGATCGCGCGAAAGTCGCCCTCGAGGGTAACGCGTGGAGCTGCGAGTGCGGTAACGCCGCGAAACTACGCGGATGGCTCGCCGAGCATCGAGGCGACCCGGAGAAGATGTACTGCCGCGACGGCGTCGAGACGCTGGCGCAGGCCATGAAACGGTGCGGCGACCCGTCCAAGGAGGCCGTGCACCGCGGCATCCAGGAGATACCGTTGCTGGGTGGGAACTTCGTGCCGCTTCTAGCGGGCGCGTTGGTGGCGGTGATCGCGATCTGTCTGTTCGTCGCGTTGGCGTTCGCGTTTCGCCAGGACGTACGGCTTTGGGCTCATGCACGCTACGGTCTGCGACTGGGTAAGATGACCACGCCGCCGGACGAGGAGAGGGACCGTCTCTACGACGGCTACATCGTCTACAGCGAGAGGGACGAGGACTTCGTTTCCAGGTACCTGGCCGCCGAGCTCGAGCAGTCCGGGCTGGCATTGTGTCTCCACTGGCGGGATCTGCCGCCCGCCAGGCCCCAGGAGGCGGTGCCGCCCGCCGTCGCAGCCGCAAGACGCATCGTCATCATCTTCTCGCCCGTGTTCCTGGCGAACGAGTGGCAGCACCCCGAATTCCGCGCCGCGTTGAGGACCGCGCTGGAGAACATTCGACCCAGCTCGAGGAAGCGACGCGTAGTGTTGTTGCTGGCCACCGAAGCCCCGGCCCGCGACCCGGAACTCCAGCTGCTCCTGCAGACCTGCACCGTGGTGGTCTGGGGCGAGAAGAGGTTCTGGGAGAAGCTGCGGTTCGCCATGCCCGACTCCGTCGGCAAACGGCGGGACAGCAAGAAGGTCAACGACCGAAATCGCACCCCGGCTCGGTACACCGCGGCCCCGTCCGCCGGAGACGTTTGGACCAAGCCTAATGGCGTTTTGGTCGCTCCGGTGCACGCACCCACGCCCACGCCCACGCAGTCCACCTATGTCAGCTCGGCGTCCAGCAGGACCGAGGACGAGGACAGCGGCGCGGAACATCAACATCAGCACCAGCACAGCGGCTACAGCGCGCTTCACGCCGGATCCGCGCGGCCAGCCAGCCTTTCGTCCAGGGGCAGCCATCTTTACAGCACCATACCGGAACCGCCGGTGCCAAACGCGCCTCCGGGCGAGGCGCTCACGCATCCGGCCAATCCTCGTACTTACTTTGTCTAG